The Synchiropus splendidus isolate RoL2022-P1 chromosome 8, RoL_Sspl_1.0, whole genome shotgun sequence genome has a window encoding:
- the dmac2 gene encoding distal membrane-arm assembly complex protein 2, whose product MSAPLIALQRCIRQSSLFLVAWRWYGSTPATTLPLHKKILTFLSKHFRDVEMFTAWNSERRLKWLRDRNESFFNQQHLFGQRLASCFLVLSLKGGFRFVGQTEWICSTDKDILNKDFENHKDTPLEEVDLSYTVINYNGLLNIGLDQPCLRTLSLRGCPEVDDWFLAGLHVFQDSLKELDISHCPKITTGGLAALRNLKGLTRLNMSSLPGISNPGLVIILMEEMLPHCQITATGYKHLKPEAEVQ is encoded by the exons ATGTCGGCTCCCTTAATA GCGCTGCAGAGATGCATACGACAGTCATCTCTCTTCCTTGTTGCATGGCGATGGTACGGATCTACTCCTGCCACTACACTTCCTCTTCACAAGAAAATCCTCACGTTCCTGTCAAAGCATTTTCGTGATGTGGAGATGTTCACTGCCTGGAACTCTGAAAGACGCTTGAAATGGCTTCGAGACAGAAATGA GTCCTTCTTCAACCAGCAGCATCTTTTTGGGCAGCGACTAGCATCATGCTTTTTGGTCTTAAGTCTAAAAGGAGGATTTCG GTTTGTTGGCCAGACTGAATGGATCTGTTCAACCGACAAGGACATCTTAAACAAGGACTTTGAGAATCACAAAGACACACCGTTGGAGGAAGTTGACCTGAGCTACACCGTCATCAACTATAACGGACTATTAAATATTG GACTGGATCAGCCGTGTCTGCGAACACTGTCCCTCCGAGGATGTCCGGAAGTAGACGACTGGTTCCTTGCGGGGCTTCACGTGTTCCAGGACTCTCTGAAAGAGCTGGACATCTCTCACTGTCCTAAAATCACCACAGGTGGCCTGGCTGCCCTCCGCAATCTAAA GGGGCTGACGCGTCTGAACATGTCATCTCTTCCTGGGATATCAAATCCTGGCTTGGTGATCATCCTGATGGAAGAAATGCTACCACACTGCCAGATAACGGCAACAGGCTACAAACACCTGAAACCAGAGGCAGAGGTGCAAtag